The following are encoded together in the Bradyrhizobium algeriense genome:
- a CDS encoding acyltransferase → MMTVVERIPANAGSLSVAQAPARSRDGIIDAMRGIAILMVIGIHSLPQPLDAIWAKSLDAALRPCVPVFLFASGYLTALSGRVPFAKRLKAALIPYAIAFVAAYAYMALHNPAMDHRIGTTLARFALGYVFVYYYVFVYVCCTFGLWLVFAVGGTGQPASRKRIAALLILSIGCGLLAGSYLDPAMSRLGASDALLDEVRVRDIPFWFSFAALGALTAMFADLSDHNMRRALPGATLAAYMFYAAVRILGLGDAATYDSTAFFLYAALFCVALFAVQPSSPLLGWFGSGSYFIYLWHIFIVMLLRDHTTLHQLGGIASFAVCGGLAILLSAAALLAVRQFASARLCRWLGA, encoded by the coding sequence ATGATGACGGTCGTGGAGCGCATACCGGCAAACGCGGGATCCCTGAGCGTCGCACAGGCGCCGGCCCGAAGCCGAGACGGCATCATCGACGCCATGCGCGGCATTGCCATCCTGATGGTGATCGGAATTCATTCGCTGCCGCAGCCGCTCGATGCCATCTGGGCAAAATCGCTCGACGCGGCGCTGCGGCCCTGCGTGCCGGTCTTCCTGTTCGCCTCCGGATATCTGACGGCGCTCTCCGGCCGCGTGCCGTTCGCGAAACGGTTAAAGGCGGCCTTGATTCCCTACGCGATCGCGTTCGTCGCCGCCTATGCCTACATGGCGCTGCATAATCCGGCGATGGACCATCGCATCGGCACGACGCTGGCGCGGTTCGCCCTGGGGTACGTCTTCGTCTACTATTACGTCTTCGTCTATGTCTGCTGCACGTTCGGCCTATGGCTCGTCTTCGCGGTTGGCGGCACCGGACAACCTGCTTCAAGAAAACGGATTGCGGCGCTGCTGATCCTCTCGATCGGCTGCGGTCTGCTCGCAGGCAGCTATCTTGATCCTGCTATGTCCAGGTTGGGCGCCTCGGACGCACTGCTCGACGAAGTCCGCGTGCGCGACATTCCGTTCTGGTTCTCATTTGCCGCGCTCGGCGCGCTGACCGCGATGTTCGCAGACCTGAGCGACCACAACATGCGCCGCGCGCTGCCTGGCGCCACGCTGGCGGCCTACATGTTCTATGCCGCCGTGCGCATTCTCGGCCTCGGCGACGCCGCCACCTACGATTCGACCGCCTTCTTCCTCTATGCAGCGCTGTTCTGCGTTGCACTGTTCGCCGTCCAGCCAAGCTCGCCGCTGCTTGGATGGTTCGGCTCGGGCAGCTATTTCATCTATCTCTGGCACATCTTCATCGTCATGCTGCTGCGCGATCACACCACGCTGCATCAGCTCGGCGGCATCGCCAGCTTCGCCGTTTGCGGCGGCTTGGCCATCCTCCTCAGCGCCGCCGCGCTGCTGGCCGTCCGGCAGTTCGCCTCCGCCCGACTCTGCCGCTGGCTGGGGGCCTGA